The following proteins are encoded in a genomic region of Bacillus marinisedimentorum:
- a CDS encoding bifunctional metallophosphatase/5'-nucleotidase has product MAGSQNITLIQMNDTHGYLEPHAEVFFEENGPVTRTAGGFARMASTVKKIKDETDGQALFFDSGDTFHGTFLPVESKGEAMIPILNVLGLDGMTGHWDFAYTPDRLKTLQQSLNYPVLACNVFDAGTNEYYFKPYIIKETGSVKAAVIGLACPYVGSQMPKHFAKGVYFKEAEKELPYLIHKVKQEENADIVILLSHQGFAQDMELLKEVRGIDVILSGHTHNRLYEPVQFGNTLVIQSGAHGSFLGRLDLKVSNGRVISHHHELIEITPDIPEDPEVKKQVENALEPYRGKLSEKAGTTFSLLFRGMNIESTTDNFLMNALLDYSGADLAFSHGWRYGAPIPPGEVTVNDLYNIVPMNPAVMTAELSGAEILLMLEEAIETTYSRDPYRQSNGYMKRGLGYKAYVKLENPHGLRVEQLFIGNEKLNPDKTYKAVYITKQGIPEKYGRNRSTLNQPAVEIMKQYLSKHPDLKQGYVGTYEII; this is encoded by the coding sequence TTGGCCGGCTCACAAAATATCACCCTCATTCAAATGAACGACACCCACGGCTACCTGGAACCGCATGCCGAAGTATTCTTTGAAGAAAATGGCCCTGTCACCCGAACAGCAGGAGGGTTTGCAAGAATGGCATCAACAGTGAAAAAAATCAAGGATGAAACGGACGGACAGGCCCTTTTTTTTGACAGCGGAGATACGTTTCACGGAACCTTCCTGCCCGTTGAATCAAAAGGGGAAGCAATGATTCCGATATTGAATGTTCTCGGGCTTGACGGCATGACCGGGCACTGGGATTTTGCTTATACGCCAGACCGGCTAAAAACACTGCAGCAGTCACTGAACTACCCGGTACTTGCCTGTAATGTTTTTGATGCCGGCACGAATGAATATTACTTCAAGCCGTATATCATAAAGGAAACCGGCAGTGTGAAAGCTGCCGTCATCGGGCTAGCCTGCCCGTACGTCGGGAGTCAGATGCCGAAGCATTTCGCTAAAGGCGTATATTTTAAAGAGGCCGAAAAAGAACTTCCTTATCTCATTCATAAGGTAAAACAGGAAGAGAACGCAGATATCGTCATTCTGCTATCCCACCAGGGGTTTGCCCAGGATATGGAACTCCTGAAGGAAGTAAGGGGAATCGACGTAATCCTCAGCGGCCATACCCACAACAGGCTGTATGAGCCTGTGCAATTTGGAAACACGCTTGTCATTCAATCAGGGGCACACGGATCTTTTCTGGGCCGGCTTGATCTTAAAGTTTCCAATGGCCGGGTCATCAGCCACCATCACGAATTAATCGAAATAACGCCAGATATCCCGGAAGACCCTGAAGTAAAAAAGCAAGTAGAAAATGCTCTTGAACCGTACCGTGGCAAACTATCCGAAAAGGCAGGGACTACCTTCTCTCTCCTTTTCCGCGGAATGAATATTGAATCAACAACCGATAATTTCCTAATGAACGCCCTGCTTGATTACAGCGGTGCCGATCTTGCATTCTCGCACGGCTGGCGATATGGAGCGCCCATCCCTCCTGGTGAAGTCACGGTAAATGACCTATATAATATCGTACCGATGAACCCTGCCGTCATGACTGCCGAACTGTCCGGCGCTGAAATCCTGCTCATGCTCGAAGAAGCCATCGAAACGACATACTCACGTGACCCTTATAGACAGTCAAACGGCTACATGAAGCGCGGCCTTGGCTATAAAGCTTATGTAAAGCTTGAAAACCCTCATGGCTTGAGAGTCGAACAGCTCTTTATCGGGAACGAAAAACTAAATCCTGATAAAACCTATAAAGCTGTCTATATAACAAAACAGGGCATTCCGGAGAAATATGGACGGAACCGCTCGACATTGAATCAACCGGCAGTGGAAATAATGAAACAGTATTTGTCCAAGCACCCTGACCTGAAGCAGGGCTATGTGGGAA
- a CDS encoding NCS2 family permease produces the protein MRNTFEQHFKLKEEETTFGKEVLAGFVAFFTVVYIIAVNSAILSEAGIPIEAAVLATIFTSAAGSILIGLWANAPMVLVPGMGVNAMFSYTIVQAMGLTWQQGLAVVFISGLFYTVIAFTPLTGILSRAIPDSLKDSITVGLGLFLALIGLEKGGIVQKGEHSILALGDIGEPAVLLSIVTLLIAAALFAWNVPANFLISIVIGTALSVFTGVTDMHGTGGPAPKQSGFGEVFMSMDFGNSFSMVFWIAVFSLTMVLVFENIGLVHNQVTMLQRPAAFTPAFRSNAFASMFSGIFGTSPTVSAVESAAAITAGGRTGITSITTGLLFLVSVFFIPYVKIIPDSAIAPVLIIIGSLMLHNIKNISFHDMSEGFPAFLVIIMIPFSYSIADGIGFGFIAYPVMKLLSGKPKEVSFPLYVIAGLFLINFIMHGMG, from the coding sequence GTGCGCAACACGTTCGAACAACATTTTAAGCTGAAAGAAGAAGAAACGACTTTCGGGAAGGAAGTCCTGGCCGGATTTGTCGCGTTCTTCACTGTCGTTTATATTATCGCTGTCAATTCAGCAATCCTTTCAGAAGCTGGGATACCGATTGAAGCAGCGGTGTTGGCTACGATTTTCACATCAGCGGCCGGCTCCATCCTGATAGGATTGTGGGCTAACGCGCCTATGGTCCTTGTCCCAGGCATGGGGGTCAACGCCATGTTTTCTTATACGATTGTTCAGGCAATGGGGCTGACATGGCAGCAAGGCCTCGCGGTTGTCTTCATTTCGGGGCTGTTTTATACGGTTATTGCGTTCACACCGCTTACCGGCATCCTATCAAGGGCTATTCCGGACTCACTGAAGGACTCGATTACGGTAGGGCTCGGTCTTTTCCTCGCATTGATCGGTCTTGAAAAAGGCGGGATTGTCCAAAAAGGGGAGCATTCGATTCTGGCACTCGGTGACATCGGGGAACCGGCTGTCCTCCTGTCCATTGTGACACTGTTAATCGCTGCCGCTCTGTTTGCCTGGAATGTGCCGGCCAACTTTTTAATCAGTATTGTGATCGGCACCGCTCTTTCCGTGTTTACGGGTGTGACTGATATGCACGGGACGGGAGGTCCGGCTCCAAAACAATCAGGTTTTGGCGAAGTGTTCATGAGTATGGATTTCGGGAACAGCTTTTCTATGGTATTTTGGATTGCCGTGTTTTCACTCACAATGGTGCTCGTTTTTGAAAATATCGGCCTTGTCCATAATCAGGTCACAATGCTGCAAAGGCCCGCGGCCTTTACACCCGCGTTCCGGTCTAACGCTTTCGCTTCTATGTTTTCAGGTATTTTCGGCACAAGCCCGACTGTATCTGCCGTTGAGAGTGCGGCTGCGATTACAGCAGGCGGACGGACAGGGATCACTTCAATTACAACCGGTTTGCTGTTTTTGGTGTCTGTCTTTTTTATTCCGTATGTGAAAATCATTCCGGATAGTGCCATTGCGCCGGTGCTTATCATTATCGGCTCGCTGATGCTGCATAACATTAAAAATATCTCGTTTCATGATATGTCCGAAGGGTTTCCGGCCTTTCTTGTCATCATCATGATTCCGTTTTCGTACAGTATTGCTGACGGAATCGGATTCGGCTTCATTGCTTATCCGGTAATGAAACTGCTATCCGGGAAACCGAAGGAAGTCTCCTTTCCGCTTTATGTCATTGCAGGTTTGTTCCTGATCAATTTCATTATGCACGGCATGGGTTAA
- a CDS encoding response regulator transcription factor, giving the protein MKKILLIEDEPAIARVLKAYLQKEGFHVEQTAEGNEAVMLFEKAHPDLVLLDVMLPGRDGWSILKEIRRKSSTPVIMLTALGEVDSRLSGLNEGADDYITKPFAADEVVARVKAVLRRSRSIMEDNDIMFFGSLIINEKAHTVTLNGLEIAVTPRDLSLLLFLARHPNQTFTREQLLDRVWGLDYEGSDRAVDLAVKRLRQALHNWPVEEGEIKTVRGLGYQFSVSGK; this is encoded by the coding sequence TTGAAAAAAATTTTATTGATAGAAGATGAACCAGCAATTGCGCGGGTATTGAAGGCATATTTGCAAAAGGAAGGGTTTCACGTGGAACAAACCGCAGAAGGCAATGAAGCTGTCATGCTGTTTGAAAAAGCACATCCGGATCTTGTGCTGCTCGATGTCATGCTGCCGGGCCGGGACGGCTGGAGTATTTTAAAAGAAATCCGCCGAAAAAGCTCAACTCCTGTCATCATGCTTACAGCATTAGGAGAAGTCGATAGCAGGCTTTCAGGCCTTAATGAAGGGGCGGACGATTATATAACAAAACCCTTCGCTGCTGATGAAGTCGTAGCAAGGGTGAAAGCGGTATTGCGCCGTTCCCGTTCAATTATGGAAGATAATGATATCATGTTTTTTGGCAGCTTGATCATCAATGAAAAGGCACATACCGTCACGCTGAATGGATTGGAAATAGCGGTGACACCGCGGGATCTGTCACTGCTTCTGTTTCTCGCCCGCCACCCGAATCAGACATTCACAAGGGAACAGCTGCTGGACCGGGTATGGGGCCTTGATTATGAGGGGAGTGACAGGGCAGTGGACCTGGCGGTGAAGCGGCTGCGGCAGGCCCTCCACAACTGGCCAGTGGAGGAAGGGGAAATCAAAACGGTCCGCGGATTGGGGTATCAGTTCAGTGTCAGTGGAAAATAA
- a CDS encoding HAMP domain-containing sensor histidine kinase, whose protein sequence is MSVENNRNRTPLLQYWTTRYVATLLAGLLVIGVVSAFWIQHTTLQNRLDLTRLLAEETSDRVVDSEGTIIFGTVLSRVLDERQRMLNLDTDMVTAVLNQEGRVLFSKPQQAFSRQAAPFPPGLLAGGDDTQKITLDGGEKVYLVKAPIEFNGVTAGWVVILQSERDLERVNQEFGLLAVMLISLGLLGWVVIYFLSRKLSQPIKEVAEAAQQIENGDYHVSLPEDAAGREVHELVQSFKEMSQRLDNLEKMRAELLASVTHELKTPVASISGINQALKDGVIEGEEARELLEISLKEGKRLEAMIKDLLDFNSFAAGAVTLHQDTYDLHSLVKEIAHQWKIPQEMKELKIEVEGAGRNLLVRADAARLQQIMINLLNNAVQAMGGSGQILISLEQGGKGEALIEVRDNGPGIPLNEQDLIFERFYRGEGKKHKIRGLGIGLPYSRMLARAMGGDLLLNESNECGTAFLLKLPLAG, encoded by the coding sequence GTGTCAGTGGAAAATAACCGCAACAGAACTCCGCTGCTCCAGTATTGGACAACCCGTTATGTGGCGACACTTTTGGCTGGGCTGCTTGTGATAGGCGTTGTTTCTGCCTTTTGGATTCAGCATACAACGCTGCAAAACCGCCTTGATTTAACGAGACTGCTTGCAGAAGAAACGTCAGACCGGGTTGTCGACAGCGAAGGGACAATCATATTCGGTACGGTTTTATCAAGGGTCCTTGATGAGCGGCAGCGCATGCTCAACCTGGATACCGATATGGTTACAGCGGTTTTGAACCAGGAAGGACGTGTGCTTTTCAGCAAACCCCAGCAAGCATTCTCACGGCAGGCCGCCCCATTTCCGCCTGGCCTCCTCGCTGGCGGGGATGATACTCAAAAAATCACACTTGATGGCGGAGAGAAAGTGTATCTTGTCAAGGCGCCGATCGAGTTTAACGGTGTGACAGCAGGCTGGGTCGTCATTTTGCAGTCGGAAAGGGACCTGGAGCGTGTCAATCAGGAATTCGGATTGCTTGCGGTGATGCTTATAAGCCTCGGCCTGCTTGGCTGGGTTGTGATATATTTTCTGTCACGCAAGCTTTCGCAGCCGATAAAAGAGGTAGCAGAGGCCGCACAGCAGATTGAGAACGGAGATTATCACGTATCACTGCCGGAGGATGCAGCAGGCCGGGAAGTTCATGAACTCGTCCAATCATTCAAGGAAATGTCGCAGCGCCTTGACAACCTGGAAAAGATGAGAGCGGAACTGCTGGCAAGTGTTACCCATGAACTGAAAACACCGGTTGCATCGATAAGCGGAATCAACCAGGCCTTAAAAGATGGTGTGATTGAAGGGGAGGAAGCCAGGGAGCTTCTGGAAATCTCTTTGAAAGAGGGCAAGCGGCTTGAAGCCATGATTAAAGACTTGCTTGATTTCAACTCATTCGCAGCAGGTGCTGTCACCTTGCATCAGGATACGTATGATCTTCACTCACTTGTCAAGGAAATCGCCCATCAGTGGAAGATTCCCCAGGAAATGAAAGAACTGAAAATTGAAGTGGAGGGAGCCGGCCGCAATCTTCTCGTTCGTGCCGATGCGGCCCGCCTTCAGCAAATTATGATCAACCTGTTGAACAATGCCGTACAGGCAATGGGTGGATCTGGACAAATCCTCATTTCCCTGGAACAGGGTGGGAAAGGTGAGGCTTTGATTGAGGTGCGGGATAATGGCCCGGGCATTCCTTTAAATGAACAGGATTTGATATTTGAACGGTTTTACAGAGGGGAAGGAAAAAAACATAAAATACGCGGACTGGGAATCGGCCTTCCATACAGCCGGATGCTGGCCCGGGCGATGGGCGGCGATTTGCTTTTGAATGAAAGCAATGAATGTGGAACGGCTTTTTTATTGAAGCTTCCGCTTGCCGGATAG
- the rarD gene encoding EamA family transporter RarD codes for MEEEQKESLKGIGYGASAYFLWGLLPLYWKLVGHVPSDEVLAHRFIWSFVFTAAILLMMGKGKTFIKELKEIISRKKQFLGIILASLFISINWFTYIWAVNNDHVIEASLGYYINPLVSVMLGIIVLKETLSRWQVISFILAATGVLIMTLSYGDVPWAALSLAISFGLYGLFKKMVNAGSLTGLAIETMILTPVALFYVVMLHQAGQSSFLLDGTATVPLLIGAGVATAVPLLLFASAARRVTLTMVGFLQYLAPTLTLILGVFLYNEPFTSVEMAAFSFIWTALIIFSFAKTRLFRKMENRLFPKQAFAKSKNV; via the coding sequence ATGGAGGAAGAACAGAAAGAAAGTTTGAAGGGAATCGGTTACGGTGCTTCCGCTTATTTTTTATGGGGACTGCTTCCGCTTTACTGGAAGCTTGTCGGCCACGTTCCATCTGACGAAGTGCTCGCCCACCGGTTCATCTGGTCATTTGTCTTTACGGCAGCCATTCTGTTGATGATGGGAAAAGGAAAAACATTCATTAAAGAGCTAAAAGAAATCATCTCGAGAAAAAAACAGTTTCTTGGCATCATTCTTGCTTCCCTGTTCATCAGCATCAACTGGTTCACATATATCTGGGCGGTCAACAACGACCATGTCATTGAAGCGAGTCTCGGCTATTATATCAATCCGCTGGTCAGCGTCATGCTGGGGATTATCGTGTTGAAGGAAACCCTTTCCCGCTGGCAGGTCATCTCGTTCATTCTGGCTGCAACCGGCGTCCTGATCATGACCCTGTCTTATGGTGACGTTCCATGGGCAGCACTTTCCCTTGCCATCAGCTTCGGTTTATACGGACTGTTCAAAAAAATGGTCAATGCCGGGTCGCTGACAGGCCTTGCCATTGAAACAATGATTTTGACACCTGTTGCCCTTTTCTATGTGGTCATGCTGCACCAGGCCGGTCAGAGTTCTTTTTTATTGGACGGAACGGCCACCGTCCCGCTCCTGATCGGCGCAGGTGTTGCAACGGCTGTACCGCTGCTTCTTTTTGCTTCTGCCGCCCGCAGGGTAACACTGACAATGGTCGGATTTTTGCAGTACCTTGCCCCGACCCTGACACTCATACTCGGTGTATTTTTATATAACGAACCGTTTACATCGGTGGAGATGGCCGCATTTTCATTTATCTGGACAGCACTTATCATCTTTTCATTTGCAAAGACACGACTATTCCGCAAAATGGAAAACAGACTGTTTCCAAAACAGGCATTTGCCAAAAGCAAAAACGTGTAG
- a CDS encoding ATP-binding protein, translating into MELALSNTTNKRLLNPVKKAMMDFKLIEDGDRIAVGLSGGKDSSTLLYILTMLQRRLPIDFEIVPISLSLGFPDTDLDPMKEFTDALGQPLHVLDTAVGKILFEVRKEKNPCSLCANMRSGILNDAAKKLGCNKVALGHHLDDALETFFMNFFFNGRLGTFQPKTYQDQSGITVIRPMIYLEEQAIIRFVESKQIPIVHNPCPADKQTRREEIKNLVKTLSLQYPDIRKKFLHGIKHADLSGFWRSEELTEL; encoded by the coding sequence ATGGAACTGGCTCTCTCAAATACAACGAACAAACGGCTGCTCAATCCAGTAAAAAAAGCCATGATGGATTTTAAGTTAATTGAAGACGGAGACAGGATCGCCGTCGGCCTGTCCGGAGGAAAAGACAGCTCCACCCTGCTGTACATCCTGACGATGCTGCAGCGGCGGCTGCCGATTGACTTTGAGATTGTCCCGATTTCTCTTTCACTCGGATTTCCCGACACGGATCTCGATCCGATGAAGGAATTTACAGATGCGCTCGGTCAGCCGCTTCACGTGCTGGATACAGCCGTTGGCAAAATCCTGTTTGAAGTGCGGAAGGAAAAAAATCCTTGCTCGCTATGCGCAAATATGCGGAGCGGCATTTTGAACGATGCCGCCAAAAAGCTCGGCTGCAATAAAGTTGCACTCGGCCATCATCTTGATGATGCGCTTGAAACGTTTTTCATGAACTTCTTTTTCAACGGCCGGCTTGGAACATTCCAGCCTAAAACGTATCAGGACCAATCCGGAATTACGGTCATCCGGCCGATGATTTATCTTGAGGAACAGGCGATCATCCGATTTGTCGAATCAAAACAAATCCCGATCGTCCACAATCCGTGCCCGGCCGACAAACAGACAAGGCGCGAAGAGATAAAAAATCTGGTCAAAACCCTCAGTCTCCAGTACCCTGATATCCGCAAGAAATTTTTACACGGCATCAAGCATGCCGATTTGAGCGGTTTTTGGAGAAGTGAGGAATTGACGGAGTTATAA
- a CDS encoding helix-turn-helix transcriptional regulator, which yields MKTSINPSVIQQFLSSRIHNRQENYIHPPYEMELKLTDAITMGNDELAHAILKEINQLEGATLAANPIRSRKNALIAVCTLFTRAIIKGGVDPETAFHLSDAYIMELEKTNDLDRLNQMEYEMLAHFIKTQHEESSSNTYSHPVNLAISYIYENILEELSLEVIASRIYVHPNYLSSRFKKETGLTITEFINKKRIEESKYFLLHTNTSISGISFLFKFCNQSYYTALFKKLNGITPREFRQLKQTV from the coding sequence TTGAAAACTTCAATCAATCCCTCCGTCATTCAGCAGTTCCTTTCTTCCCGGATCCATAACAGACAGGAAAATTACATCCATCCCCCATATGAAATGGAACTGAAATTGACGGATGCCATAACAATGGGAAATGACGAGCTGGCCCATGCCATTCTGAAGGAAATCAACCAGCTGGAAGGGGCGACGCTGGCAGCAAACCCGATCCGCTCCCGAAAAAATGCATTGATCGCAGTCTGCACCCTGTTTACACGGGCAATCATCAAAGGGGGAGTCGACCCGGAAACCGCCTTCCATTTGAGCGATGCCTATATTATGGAACTTGAAAAAACAAATGACCTTGACAGGCTCAATCAAATGGAATACGAAATGCTGGCCCATTTCATTAAAACACAGCATGAAGAGAGCAGCTCAAATACATACAGCCATCCTGTAAATCTCGCCATTTCCTACATCTATGAGAATATTCTCGAAGAACTGTCCCTTGAGGTCATCGCCAGCAGGATTTATGTTCACCCGAACTACTTGTCCAGCCGCTTCAAGAAGGAAACCGGCCTTACCATCACCGAATTCATCAATAAAAAAAGAATTGAAGAATCAAAGTATTTTCTGCTCCATACGAACACCTCGATATCCGGCATATCCTTTTTGTTCAAGTTCTGCAACCAGAGCTACTACACAGCGCTTTTTAAAAAGCTGAACGGCATAACTCCCCGGGAATTCAGGCAACTGAAGCAGACGGTGTAG
- a CDS encoding extracellular solute-binding protein gives MKKWLSVLLALALVAGFLAACSGGEEEENAGGSETEETEGTDENATEGESSGEKVTLKFAAQNDNTPATQMVIDEFNSSQDKYEVEWVQMTNDSGQMHDQLLTSLSSGSDEYDIISMDVVWAGEFAGGGYLEPIDTYMNDADMSKDDFNSGSMDSGNYKGKQFTLPFFPDLGLLYFRSDIVSEEDANKLISGDYTYEELGAMADKYTGEQGTKYGFLYQSKQYEGLTVNATEFTNSFEDVKGGLEQMYAFTTADWAPKDLLNFTEGETHTNFEQGNAVFARNWPYQFGRIKGEEDGVTVKVDQVGIAPLPNGGSVGGWLLGINKNAKDVEGAWEFIKFVAGEEGQKIMSTEGGYIPGYNALLEDEEVIQANDMLSYEGFNNALGNTIARPVSPDYSKVSDTIQVETHKYLSSGDGLDAAVEAINGAVSEE, from the coding sequence ATGAAAAAATGGCTGTCCGTTTTACTAGCACTTGCACTTGTTGCCGGTTTCCTTGCTGCGTGCAGCGGCGGGGAAGAGGAAGAAAACGCAGGCGGATCTGAAACAGAGGAAACAGAGGGAACAGATGAAAATGCCACAGAAGGCGAAAGCTCCGGTGAAAAAGTCACATTGAAATTCGCAGCGCAGAATGACAACACACCAGCAACTCAAATGGTGATTGACGAGTTCAACAGCAGCCAGGATAAGTATGAGGTCGAATGGGTCCAGATGACCAATGATTCAGGCCAGATGCATGACCAGCTTCTAACTTCCCTTTCCAGCGGTTCTGATGAGTATGACATTATTTCAATGGACGTTGTGTGGGCAGGAGAATTTGCAGGCGGCGGCTATCTTGAGCCGATCGACACGTATATGAACGATGCTGATATGAGCAAGGATGATTTCAACAGCGGCTCGATGGATTCAGGCAATTATAAAGGAAAACAATTCACGCTTCCATTCTTCCCTGACCTTGGACTGCTTTACTTCCGCAGTGATATCGTCAGCGAAGAAGATGCCAACAAGCTGATCAGCGGCGACTATACGTATGAAGAGCTTGGTGCGATGGCTGATAAGTACACAGGAGAACAGGGAACAAAATACGGTTTCCTTTACCAGTCCAAGCAATATGAAGGGCTTACCGTTAATGCAACTGAATTCACAAACTCTTTTGAAGATGTAAAAGGCGGCCTTGAGCAGATGTATGCTTTTACAACTGCTGATTGGGCCCCGAAGGATCTTTTGAACTTCACTGAAGGTGAAACCCATACAAACTTTGAACAGGGCAACGCGGTATTTGCCCGGAACTGGCCTTATCAGTTTGGCCGCATCAAAGGCGAAGAAGACGGTGTCACTGTAAAAGTCGACCAGGTCGGCATCGCTCCGCTTCCAAACGGCGGGTCTGTCGGCGGCTGGCTGCTTGGCATCAACAAAAATGCCAAAGATGTGGAAGGCGCTTGGGAATTCATCAAGTTCGTAGCAGGTGAAGAGGGGCAGAAGATCATGTCCACTGAAGGCGGATATATCCCTGGCTATAATGCATTGCTTGAAGACGAAGAAGTAATCCAGGCAAATGACATGCTTTCTTACGAAGGATTCAATAATGCTCTTGGCAATACAATCGCGCGTCCTGTGTCCCCTGATTATTCTAAAGTGTCTGATACCATCCAGGTTGAGACACATAAGTACTTAAGTTCAGGTGACGGGCTTGATGCTGCAGTAGAAGCGATCAATGGGGCAGTTAGTGAAGAATGA